The following are encoded in a window of Arctopsyche grandis isolate Sample6627 chromosome 4, ASM5162203v2, whole genome shotgun sequence genomic DNA:
- the LOC143910570 gene encoding putative rRNA-processing protein EBP2 homolog: MVRRRSTSTSSDSESDSNASETELQEAFAKGLIKPGLNKIIEKSTKTHANNIADIKLKIKEIHLNLPWIETVDLINNPAPMAPDVALQLQETTQRQINIRENNAKIPSISISDDPVLNEFKRETLFHRQAQAAVVEGIQRMKQLNIVTKRPETYFAEMAKTDVHMQKVRQNLMAKQAGQARAEKVRQIRQQKKMSKQLQAQTKEQRALEKKNVLSQVKKYRKGLKGQDDFELDEKSNKKSEALQKRGMIKRNMKNQKFGFGGKKRGSKLNTRESSSDFSDLRGVKKNKNAFKNKAGGGGKAKRPGKSNRMNAKSKRRK, from the exons ATGGTTCGTCGTCGCTCAACATCTACCAGCTCGGATTCCGAATCAGACTCAAATGCTTCAGAAACAGAG TTGCAGGAAGCGTTCGCGAAGGGCTTAATCAAACCGGGCCTcaataaaatcattgaaaaatcCACTAAAACCCATGCAAACAATATCGccgatatcaaattaaaaatcaaagaaatacaTCTAAACCTGCCATGGATAGAAACCGTCGATTTGATCAACAACCCCGCACCGATGGCTCCAGACGTCGCCCTACAACTCCAGGAAACCACCCAAAGACAAAT AAATATCAGAGAAAATAATGCTAAAATACCGTCGATTTCAATCAGCGACGATCCAGTTTTGAACGAGTTCAAACGCGAAACATTATTCCACAGACAAGCACAAGCTGCCGTCGTTGAAGGTATTCAAAGAATGAAACAGCTCAACATCGTCACTAAAAG ACCAGAAACGTATTTTGCCGAAATGGCTAAAACCGATGTTCACATGCAAAAAGTAAGGCAAAATCTGATGGCCAAACAAGCGGGACAGGCTCGAGCTGAAAAAGTTAGGCAAATTAGGCAACAAAAGAAAATGTCTAAACAGTTACAG GCGCAAACAAAAGAGCAGAGAGCTTTAGAAAAGAAGAATGTATTGAGTCAAGTTAAAAAGTACCGTAAAGGTCTTAAAGGACAGGATGATTTTGAATTGGACGAGAAGTCAAATAAAAAGAGCGAAGCCCTCCAAAAGAGAGGCATGATAAAGCGGAATATGAAGAATCAGAAATTCGGATTCGGTGGCAAAAAACGGGGCAGCAAATTAAACACGAGAGAGTCCTCTTCAGATTTCAGCGATCTACGCGGTGTGAAGAAGAATAAGAATGCTTTTAAGAATAAAGCGGGTGGTGGCGGCAAAGCTAAAAGACCAGGAAAATCCAACAGAATGAACGCCAAATCCAAACGTAGAAAATAA